A genomic stretch from Algoriphagus halophilus includes:
- a CDS encoding phage holin family protein, with translation MENSSKAGNFLVKIIIGGISVLIAEFLLPGIHVDSVMTGFILAAVIILINLTIKPILIILTLPITILTLGIFLLVINAAMLLLAAEIIPGFSVDGFWWALFFAIVLSIINSLFGNTLDSRN, from the coding sequence ATGGAAAACTCATCAAAAGCAGGGAATTTTTTAGTAAAAATTATAATAGGTGGAATCTCAGTTTTAATCGCAGAATTCTTATTGCCAGGAATTCATGTGGACTCGGTAATGACAGGATTTATACTGGCGGCCGTCATCATTTTGATTAATTTGACTATTAAACCCATATTGATCATTCTTACTTTGCCTATTACAATATTGACTTTGGGGATTTTTTTACTGGTAATTAATGCAGCCATGCTGCTTTTAGCTGCTGAGATTATTCCGGGATTTTCGGTAGATGGCTTCTGGTGGGCATTGTTTTTTGCAATCGTGCTCAGTATCATCAATTCCCTTTTCGGAAATACTTTGGATTCAAGAAACTAA
- a CDS encoding AlbA family DNA-binding domain-containing protein has product MKSTFFSEEFVKNLINSTENKTLDFKLKVTSTSKIARSLAAMANTEGGILVIGINDQKKVIGIDLNEERYMIDQANEKYCTPKVSISMHDFQWKDEESKKTNSEKWILLVEVKKSEGPTIYCEDKSGIKRKYIRVEDQNRLVS; this is encoded by the coding sequence ATGAAATCTACATTCTTTAGCGAAGAATTTGTAAAAAATCTAATCAATTCTACAGAAAATAAAACTTTGGATTTCAAGCTAAAAGTTACATCAACTTCTAAAATTGCTAGAAGTCTAGCTGCCATGGCCAACACTGAAGGAGGAATTTTGGTTATTGGCATTAATGATCAAAAGAAGGTAATCGGAATTGATTTGAATGAAGAAAGATATATGATCGATCAGGCAAATGAAAAATATTGTACTCCCAAAGTATCTATCTCCATGCATGACTTTCAATGGAAAGATGAGGAAAGCAAGAAGACCAATTCTGAAAAGTGGATCTTATTAGTAGAAGTGAAAAAATCTGAAGGCCCCACCATTTATTGTGAAGACAAATCTGGAATCAAGAGAAAATACATCAGAGTAGAAGACCAAAATAGATTAGTTTCTTGA
- a CDS encoding Gfo/Idh/MocA family protein, protein MKKKDQISANSRRDFMKTTTAALAGFYIVPRHVLGGPGFIAPSDKLRVASVGVGGMGGGDVRGIFSTGKVDMIALCDVDDSRAKGSREAHPKAAYYKDYREMLEKEGNNIDAVSVSTPDHMHAVIAMMAMKMGKHVYVQKPLSHDIYEARMLTEAAEKYKVVTQMGNQGSSGDGVRKMVEWYNAGLIGEATKVYSWTNRPVWPQGIQWPDKPIAPPSDLDWDLWLGTAPYKDYVGNLVPFNWRGWWDYGTGALGDMACHIMEPPFRVLGLGYPKSAEASVGSVYVGEFQRGYFPESCPPSSHITLRFDRPGKEDLEFHWMDGGIQPTRPEELEANEQMGDGGNGVIIEGTEGKMMCSTYGINPQLLPTSRTKDIQVPETLYRVPNGDRGHYANWVDACIAGHGSKEFDQLSSPFSIAGPLTESVLMGNLAIRSYDYRVAREGEENQYDYPGRGIKLLWDGENMKITNFEPANQFVRRNYRGDYSL, encoded by the coding sequence ATGAAAAAGAAGGATCAGATCTCTGCCAACTCCCGCCGAGATTTTATGAAAACTACCACCGCAGCCTTAGCGGGATTCTATATTGTACCTAGACATGTGTTGGGTGGCCCTGGATTTATAGCTCCTAGCGATAAATTAAGAGTTGCCAGCGTAGGGGTTGGTGGAATGGGAGGCGGAGACGTGAGAGGTATTTTTTCTACCGGTAAAGTAGACATGATTGCGCTTTGTGATGTGGATGATTCCAGAGCAAAAGGAAGTAGAGAAGCACATCCAAAGGCAGCCTACTACAAGGACTACCGTGAAATGTTGGAAAAAGAAGGCAATAATATTGACGCGGTTTCAGTATCCACTCCGGACCATATGCATGCGGTGATCGCCATGATGGCCATGAAAATGGGAAAACATGTTTATGTACAGAAACCTTTATCCCATGATATTTATGAAGCTAGAATGCTCACTGAGGCTGCTGAAAAATACAAAGTAGTTACTCAAATGGGTAATCAGGGATCTTCAGGTGATGGTGTCAGAAAAATGGTGGAGTGGTATAATGCTGGATTAATAGGAGAAGCAACTAAAGTGTACTCCTGGACAAACCGTCCTGTATGGCCCCAGGGAATTCAATGGCCGGACAAACCAATTGCTCCTCCTTCTGATTTGGATTGGGATTTATGGCTGGGTACTGCTCCTTATAAGGATTATGTCGGCAACTTGGTGCCATTCAACTGGAGAGGTTGGTGGGATTATGGTACAGGTGCCTTAGGGGACATGGCTTGCCATATCATGGAACCTCCTTTCAGGGTATTAGGCCTTGGCTATCCAAAATCAGCTGAAGCATCCGTAGGTTCAGTTTATGTAGGAGAGTTCCAGCGGGGTTATTTCCCAGAAAGTTGCCCTCCTTCCTCTCATATTACACTTCGATTTGATAGACCAGGCAAGGAAGATCTTGAATTCCACTGGATGGATGGAGGTATTCAACCTACCAGACCAGAGGAATTGGAAGCCAATGAGCAAATGGGAGATGGAGGAAATGGAGTAATAATAGAGGGTACTGAAGGTAAAATGATGTGTTCAACCTATGGTATAAACCCACAATTACTTCCAACCTCAAGAACCAAAGACATACAGGTACCAGAAACTCTGTATCGGGTGCCAAACGGAGACCGAGGACATTATGCCAACTGGGTAGATGCTTGTATCGCAGGTCATGGTTCTAAAGAATTTGATCAATTAAGCTCTCCTTTCTCTATTGCAGGTCCATTGACTGAATCTGTGTTGATGGGTAATCTTGCAATCAGAAGTTATGATTATCGAGTGGCAAGAGAAGGAGAAGAAAATCAATATGATTATCCAGGTAGAGGGATCAAATTACTTTGGGATGGTGAGAATATGAAGATTACAAATTTTGAACCGGCCAATCAATTTGTTAGGCGAAACTATCGAGGAGATTATTCCCTATAG
- a CDS encoding histone deacetylase family protein — protein MLKIAYSTIYAHPLPAGHRFPMEKYALLPQQLMYEGTATEENFFDPTVFGEEVILSTHQPAYWEKLKKLELTKSEIRRTGFPLSKELVDREVKILSGSIQSALFAREHGIAMNIAGGTHHAYSDRGEGFCLLNDLAVTANYLIRHHHASRVLIIDLDVHQGNGTAEIFQNVEEVFTFSMHGQSNYPMHKEKSDLDVGLPDKIEDEEYLYLLNTHLNQILERFEADFILYQSGVDVLKTDKLGKLALSLDGVKARDQIVLKLAHQNGIPIMCCMGGGYSPQIKDIIDAHAQVYRLAQEIFF, from the coding sequence ATGCTAAAAATTGCCTATTCAACCATATATGCCCATCCGCTTCCTGCTGGACATCGATTTCCCATGGAGAAATATGCGCTCCTACCACAACAATTGATGTATGAAGGAACAGCTACTGAGGAAAATTTCTTTGATCCAACAGTGTTTGGAGAGGAGGTGATTTTATCCACACATCAACCTGCATATTGGGAAAAGCTGAAGAAGTTGGAATTGACTAAATCCGAGATCCGGAGAACTGGTTTTCCTTTGAGTAAGGAATTGGTGGATAGAGAAGTGAAGATTCTTTCTGGTTCTATCCAATCCGCTCTTTTCGCCAGAGAACATGGCATAGCGATGAATATTGCCGGTGGAACACATCATGCTTACTCTGATCGGGGAGAGGGTTTTTGCTTATTGAATGATTTGGCTGTTACCGCCAATTATTTGATCCGACATCATCATGCTTCGAGGGTATTGATCATTGATCTCGATGTACACCAAGGGAATGGGACAGCTGAGATTTTTCAAAATGTCGAAGAAGTATTTACCTTCAGTATGCATGGACAGTCCAATTACCCTATGCATAAAGAAAAATCAGATTTGGATGTGGGCTTACCAGATAAAATCGAGGACGAGGAATATCTCTACCTTCTTAATACCCACCTAAATCAAATTTTAGAAAGGTTTGAGGCAGACTTCATACTTTATCAATCCGGGGTAGATGTTCTAAAAACAGATAAATTAGGAAAACTTGCATTATCCTTAGATGGGGTAAAGGCCAGGGATCAAATTGTTTTAAAGCTAGCCCACCAAAACGGAATTCCAATCATGTGTTGCATGGGCGGAGGTTATTCTCCTCAGATCAAGGATATTATAGATGCCCATGCACAAGTCTATCGACTAGCTCAGGAAATATTTTTTTGA
- a CDS encoding OmpA family protein, translating to MNRKIETYLKASGMMLLAFCFTIATGLAQELKSLSGANSPQDDQNPVWIGDNVLLFSRAFHPNNLGGVTDPGDIWMTKKNEKGEWEEAIHRADLSTDGYDFALGLEDALTLLVYHKGSGRNGMYQYSKFGTDWNFLRQVNFPGLEDLQGQLLGRVAQGGKLIFLSGKRTDSYGNEDIFVSEKTGVIDWSIPVNLGSAINTKGQEMSPYYNPEKQLLYFSSNMHEGAEGKDIFIAKKTGDEWKDWSKPIKWEQISSRGSEVSVTFISDTEVVWSSTTNSDGFADLMTFETIVPLETPQEFSPAPPAILPPKQSVSEAMPVANTSDSISPIFPRTAIGKAEIQLSQLDNTKPTVEEKEPPIAWLVIDAKNNKRLDFTILLKEGEIEKPVNKIDSMYLSNLQSKGVDEVKVMSEGFFPKYLKISDIKSNDKTVVLMTKVEPGSVLLLDNVNFKRGTSELEGAETVASLTELAHFLVENPSVKIRINGHTDSVGDPGLNKGLSLERAGSVRDFLVEKGVGFENLRISGWGGTRPIASNATEAGRSKNRRVELEVIQ from the coding sequence ATGAATAGAAAAATAGAGACATACCTAAAAGCAAGTGGCATGATGCTACTTGCTTTTTGTTTTACTATAGCTACTGGTTTAGCTCAGGAGTTGAAATCTCTTTCGGGTGCCAATAGTCCACAGGATGACCAAAATCCGGTGTGGATTGGAGATAATGTGCTATTGTTTAGTAGAGCTTTTCATCCAAATAATCTCGGAGGGGTGACTGATCCAGGAGATATTTGGATGACCAAAAAGAATGAAAAAGGGGAGTGGGAAGAAGCCATTCACCGGGCCGATTTAAGCACAGATGGCTACGATTTTGCATTGGGCTTGGAAGATGCCTTGACCTTATTGGTCTATCATAAAGGGTCAGGAAGGAATGGAATGTACCAATATTCCAAGTTTGGAACGGATTGGAATTTTTTACGACAGGTAAATTTTCCGGGACTAGAAGACCTTCAGGGACAGCTGCTGGGAAGGGTTGCACAAGGAGGAAAATTAATTTTTTTGTCGGGAAAAAGAACTGACAGCTATGGAAACGAGGATATTTTCGTGAGTGAAAAAACTGGGGTAATAGATTGGTCTATTCCAGTCAACTTAGGATCTGCCATCAATACCAAAGGGCAGGAGATGAGTCCTTATTATAACCCGGAAAAGCAATTGTTGTATTTTTCTTCAAATATGCATGAAGGAGCGGAAGGGAAAGATATTTTTATTGCCAAAAAGACTGGAGATGAATGGAAAGACTGGAGTAAACCGATCAAGTGGGAACAAATCAGTTCTAGAGGCTCGGAAGTATCCGTAACCTTTATTTCTGATACAGAAGTGGTTTGGTCCAGTACCACCAATAGTGATGGTTTTGCTGATTTGATGACTTTTGAGACCATTGTTCCCTTGGAAACCCCTCAAGAATTTTCTCCTGCACCACCTGCCATCTTACCTCCTAAACAGTCAGTTTCCGAAGCGATGCCTGTTGCCAATACCTCGGATTCCATCAGTCCTATTTTCCCTAGAACAGCTATCGGAAAAGCTGAAATACAACTGAGTCAATTGGATAACACGAAGCCTACCGTTGAGGAAAAAGAACCCCCAATAGCTTGGTTGGTAATTGATGCTAAGAATAACAAGCGACTGGATTTTACCATTCTTTTGAAAGAAGGAGAAATAGAAAAGCCTGTCAATAAAATAGATTCCATGTACCTTTCAAATCTCCAATCTAAGGGAGTGGATGAAGTTAAAGTGATGTCTGAAGGGTTCTTTCCTAAGTACCTGAAAATAAGTGATATAAAATCTAATGATAAGACAGTTGTATTAATGACAAAAGTAGAGCCTGGAAGTGTGTTGCTCTTAGATAATGTAAACTTTAAAAGAGGTACCTCTGAATTGGAAGGGGCAGAAACGGTTGCTTCCCTTACAGAGTTGGCCCACTTTCTTGTAGAAAATCCATCTGTAAAAATCAGGATTAATGGGCATACTGATAGTGTGGGTGATCCTGGTTTAAATAAGGGGTTATCGCTAGAGCGAGCTGGCAGCGTGAGAGATTTTTTAGTAGAAAAAGGAGTGGGATTTGAAAATCTAAGGATTTCAGGTTGGGGAGGAACAAGACCGATTGCTTCCAATGCGACAGAAGCTGGACGATCAAAAAATCGAAGAGTTGAATTAGAAGTAATTCAATAA
- a CDS encoding OmpH family outer membrane protein — protein MKKGLKLFGILGLATVLFYGCNQPAATSSEGSTPETTTASGDLKVAFVYTDSVINKYEYFVKKSEEITEKGKKFEGELQSRAQGFEREVANFQQSANSMTQNQALAKQDELGKKQQNLMTYRDNLMQELSVDEANLYNEVYTQVQEYLDNYAKENSLDVILSYTRGGAVWYASDAMDVTKAVIDGLNKKYNSTSTDSAK, from the coding sequence GTGAAAAAAGGATTAAAACTGTTCGGTATCCTAGGATTAGCCACAGTACTATTCTACGGATGTAACCAACCTGCTGCTACATCATCTGAGGGTTCTACTCCAGAGACGACTACAGCTAGCGGTGATTTGAAAGTAGCATTTGTCTATACGGATTCTGTGATTAACAAATATGAATACTTTGTAAAGAAGTCTGAAGAGATCACAGAGAAGGGCAAAAAATTTGAAGGGGAGCTTCAAAGCAGAGCTCAAGGATTTGAGCGAGAAGTGGCTAACTTTCAGCAGTCTGCAAATAGTATGACACAGAACCAAGCATTGGCAAAGCAAGATGAACTTGGAAAGAAGCAGCAAAATTTAATGACATACAGAGATAACTTGATGCAGGAGCTTTCTGTAGATGAGGCAAACCTTTACAATGAAGTTTATACTCAGGTTCAGGAATATTTAGATAATTACGCGAAGGAAAATTCTTTGGATGTGATCTTATCCTACACCAGAGGTGGTGCTGTATGGTACGCAAGTGATGCAATGGACGTTACTAAGGCTGTGATTGATGGTTTGAATAAAAAGTACAACAGTACTTCTACTGATTCAGCAAAGTAA
- a CDS encoding deoxyhypusine synthase family protein, whose product MKITEFLKHNYRHFNAAALIDAAEGYKSHLDNGGKMMITLAGAMSTAELGISLAEMIRQDKVQIITCTGANLEEDVFNLVAHDYYERIPNYRELTPAQEQDLVERHMNRVTDTCIPEMEAMRRIENVILEEWEKADQAGEAYFPHEFFYKILLSGKLEQYYQIDPKDSWLLEAAKKNLPIIVPGWEDSTLGNMFAGHVISGDIKNVHTVKTGIQYMIYLADWYTNTATDESTIGFFQIGGGIAGDFPICVVPMLHQDLQRENVPLWGYFCQISDSTTSYGSYSGAVPNEKITWGKLGMETPKYIIESDATIVAPLVFAIVLGQ is encoded by the coding sequence ATGAAAATCACGGAATTTTTAAAACACAATTACCGTCATTTTAATGCTGCGGCCTTAATTGATGCTGCGGAAGGATACAAATCCCATCTTGATAACGGTGGTAAAATGATGATTACGCTTGCCGGTGCGATGTCTACTGCTGAATTGGGTATTTCCCTAGCAGAGATGATCCGTCAGGATAAAGTCCAAATTATCACCTGTACAGGAGCCAACTTGGAAGAAGATGTTTTTAACCTGGTTGCGCATGATTATTACGAGAGGATTCCAAATTATCGGGAATTGACACCAGCTCAAGAACAGGATTTGGTAGAGCGTCATATGAACCGTGTTACTGACACTTGTATTCCAGAAATGGAAGCCATGCGGAGAATTGAAAACGTGATTTTGGAAGAATGGGAGAAGGCAGACCAGGCAGGTGAAGCTTATTTTCCACATGAGTTTTTCTATAAAATTTTACTTTCTGGAAAATTGGAACAATATTATCAAATTGATCCAAAGGATAGTTGGTTGTTGGAAGCAGCTAAGAAAAACTTGCCGATTATTGTTCCGGGATGGGAAGATTCTACTTTAGGTAACATGTTTGCTGGCCATGTGATTTCCGGAGACATTAAAAATGTCCATACCGTTAAAACCGGAATTCAGTATATGATTTACCTTGCTGATTGGTATACCAATACCGCAACTGATGAAAGTACCATTGGATTTTTCCAAATTGGCGGGGGAATTGCAGGAGATTTCCCTATTTGCGTGGTTCCGATGTTGCATCAGGATTTGCAAAGAGAGAATGTCCCTCTTTGGGGATATTTCTGTCAGATTTCTGATTCTACCACTTCTTATGGTTCTTATTCTGGAGCTGTTCCAAATGAAAAAATCACTTGGGGCAAATTGGGGATGGAGACACCAAAGTACATTATTGAGTCTGATGCAACCATTGTGGCCCCGCTGGTATTTGCCATCGTTTTGGGTCAATAG